From the Kribbella sp. CA-293567 genome, the window TCCAGAGCGCGCGGGCGTCCCGCGACTCGAAGTACCGGAACTGGTACGTCTGGCGGGACGAGCCGCCGGCCAACCAGCACGAGGGGATCGTCTTCCCCGACCAGGAGGACAGTCTCTGGGAGTACGACGAGCAGGCCGGCCAGTACTACCTGCACCAGTTCTACAAGCACCAGCCCGATCTGGACATCGCCAACCCCGAGGTGCGCGACGAGATCCTCCGGATCATCGGTTTCTGGCTGCGCCTCGGGCTGTCCGGCTTCCGGGTCGACGCGGTGCCGTTCCTGCTGGACACCGCCGGTTCGGTGGACGCCGCGAACCTGGCCGACCCGCACGACTACCTACGGGACCTGCGGTCCTTCCTGAGCCGGCGCAACGGCCAGGCGGTGCTGCTGGGCGAGGTGAACCTGTCCTACGCCGACACCCGGACCTTCTTCGGTGACGAGGACGGCGACGAGCTCAACATGGTGTTCGACTTCATCGGCATGCAGCGGCTGTACCTGTCGCTCGCGCGGTCGGAGCCGGCCGAGCTGATCAAGGCCCTGCAGGAACGCCCGGCCGCGCCGGAGGAGGCGCAGTGGGGCACGTTCATCCGCAACCACGACGAACTCACCCTGGACAAGCTGTCGGACGACGAGCGGCAGGAGGTGTTCGACGCTTTCGGGCCCGACCCGGACATGCAGCTCTACGGCCGTGGCCTGCGGCGCCGGCTGCCCGGGATGCTCGGCAACGACCTGGCCCGGATCAAGATGGTCTACAGCCTGCTGTTCTCGCTGCCCGGTACGCCGGTGCTGTTCTACGGCGAGGAGATCGGGATGGGGGAGAACCTCGAGGCGGAGGGGCGCAACGCCGTCCGGACGCCGATGCAGTGGACGGACGGCGTCAACGGTGGCTTCTCCATCGCCGACCCGGATCAGCTGGCCGCGCCGGTGGTGGAGGGTGAGCTGTCGCCGGAACACGTCAACGTCGCCGCCCAGCGGCGCGACCCCGACTCGTTGCTGAGCTGGATCAAGCTGCTGGTCCGGCGGTACCGGGAGTCCCCGGAGCTGTCCTGGGGCGAGTGCACCCTGCTGGACCTCGGCCACAAGTCGGTCTTCGCCCACCGCTCGGAGTGCGAGGGCGGTGCGGTGATCGCCGTACACAACTTCGCCGACACCCCGGTCACCGTCACACTGCCGGTCGCCGGCGCCGGGGCCGGCCTCAGGGTTGCGGATCTGCTGACCGGCAAGACCAGCGAGGTCGACGTCGACGGAACCCTCGAGCACGCCCTGGCCGGCTACGGCTCGTGCTGGCTGCGAGTGCTGCGCCCGGGGGACCGGTACATCATCTGAGCCTGATTGGCGCCGGGGCCAGGGGGTACCGGCCGAAGGTCGAAGGGAGATCAGCATGCCCGCAGGGTCGAGCAAGAAACGCGAACGGCAGTACGAGCACATCAAGGCCGGCCTGAAGAAGCGTGGCCGCAGCGAGGACACCGCCGAGGAGATCGCCGCGCGCACGGTCAACAAGGAGCGCGCCCGCTCGGGCGAGGCGAAGCAGAAGAGCCGCAGCTCCACCCACGACATCTCGTCGGGCCGCCGCGGCGGTCTGCGCTCGCACAGCGGGGCGCAGGGCCGGACCAAGGAGCAGCTCTACAACGAGGCCAAGCAGAAGAACATCAAGGGCCGATCCAAGATGAGCAAGGCCGAGCTGGAGAAGGCTGTCGGCCGCTAGAGGAGCAGCAGTGCAGCTGATCGACGCCAACCCGCTGACCGACGAGGAGCTGCAGGGCCTCGACGCGTACTGGCGGGCGGCCAACTACCTGTCCGTGGGCCAGATCTACCTGCTCGGCAACCCCTTGCTGACCGAGCCGCTGCGGACGGAGCACATCAAGCCGCGGCTGCTCGGCCACTGGGGCACCACGCCGGGCCTGAACCTGGTCTACGCGCACCTCAACCGGGTGATCCGGCAGCGCGAGCGCGAGCTGATGTACGTGATCGGGCCCGGGCACGGTGGTCCCGCGATCGTGGCGAACAGCTGGCTGGAGGGCAGCTGGTCGGCGACGTACCCGAGTACCGGGCAGGACCTGGCCGGGCTGACCAAGCTGTTCCAGCAGTTCTCGTTCCCCGGTGGCATTCCGAGCCACGTCGCGCCCGAGGTGCCGGGATCGATCAACGAGGGTGGCGAGCTGGGCTACTCGCTCAGCCACGCGTACGGCGCCGCCTTCGACAACCCGGATCTGGTGGTCGCCTGCGTGATCGGCGACGGCGAGGCGGAAACGGGGCCGCTGGCAACTTCGTGGCACTCGAACAAGTTCCTCGACCCGCGCAACGACGGCGCGGTGCTGCCGATCCTGCACCTGAACGGCTACAAGATCGCCAACCCGTCGGTGCTGGCACGGATCGGTGACGAGGAGCTGACCGCCCTGCTCCAGGGGTACGGGCACGAGCCCTACCTGGTCGAGGGGTCGGAGCCGGCCGCCGTGCACCAGGCGCTGGCCGCCGCGATGGACCACTGCCTCGACCGGATCGACGAGATCCAGCTCGAAGCCCGGACGGCGGCCGACGGTGCACCGCCGCGGGCGGCCTGGCCGATGATCGTGCTGCGGACGCCGAAGGGCTGGACCGGGCCGCACACGGTCGACGGGTTGCCGGTCGAGGACACCTGGCGGTCCCACCAGGTGCCGTTGTCCGGGGTTCGCAGCAACGAGGAGCACCTCCGGCAACTAGAGGACTGGCTGCGGAGCTACCGGCCCGAGGAACTGTTCGAGCCGGACGGGCGGCCGGTGGCCGGCTTACTGGAGCTGGCGCCGCCGGCCGAGCTGCGGATGGGGTCGAGCCCGCATGCCAACGGCGGGTCGATCACCCGTGACCTGGAGCTGCCGCCGATCGCGGAGTACGCCGTACCGGTGAAGGCGCCCGGGGCCGAGGACGGTGAGCCGACCAAGGTGCTGGGCACCTTCCTGCGGGACGTCTTCACGGCGAACGCCGAGCACCGGAACTTCCGGATGGTCGGGCCGGACGAGACCGAGTCGAACCGGCTGTCGGCGGTCTACGACGTGACCGGCAAGGCCTGGAACGCGGGCCGGCTGGAGACCGACGAGCATCTCGCGGTGGACGGCCGGGTGCTGGAGATGCTCAGCGAGCACACCTGCCAGGGATGGCTGGAGGGCTATCTGCTGACCGGCCGGCACGGGCTGTTCTCGTGTTACGAGGCGTTCGTGCACATCGTCGACTCGATGGTGAACCAGCACGCGAAGTGGCTGAAGACGGTGGGCCGGCTGGACTGGCGCCGGCCGATCCCGTCGCTGAACTACCTGCTGACGTCGCACGTCTGGCGGCAGGACCACAACGGGTTCTCCCACCAGGACCCGGGCTTCATCGATCACCTGGTGAACAAGAAGGCCGAGGTGGTCCGGGTCTATCTGCCGCCGGACACCAACACGCTGCTGTCCACCATGGACCACTGCCTGCGCACCCGCAACTACGTCAATGTCGTTGTCGCCGGCAAGCAACCGCAGCCGAGCTGGCTGGACTGGGAGACGGCCGCGCTGCACTGTGCCCGCGGGATCGGCGTCTGGGACTTCGCCAGCAACGACGAAGGCGAACCGGACGTCGTGATGGCGTGCGCAGGCGACGTACCGACGCTGGAGACGCTGGCCGCGGTCGACCTGCTGCGCGAACACCTGCCGGAGCTGAGGATCCGGGTGGTGAACGTGGTCGACCTGATGCGCCTGCAGGACGCGAAGGAGCATCCGCACGGGCTGACCGATCCGGACTTCGACGCGCTCTTCCCGCCCGGTACGCCGGTGATCTTCGCCTACCACGGGTACCCGTGGCTGATCCACCGGCTGACCTACCGGCGGAACAACCACGAGGACCTGCACGTCCGCGGCTACGTCGAGGAGGGCACCACCACCACGCCGTTCGACATGGTGGTGCTGAACAACCTCGACCGGTTCCACCTGGCGATGGACGTGATCGACCGGGTGCCGTCACTGGGCAGTCGGGCCGTGTCGCGGCGGCAGTGGTTCGCCGACCAGCGGACCCGGCACCGCGCGCACGTCACGACGTACGGCGAGGATCTGCCGGAGGTCCGCAACTGGCGGTGGAGCCGGTGAGGCCGCTGCTCAGCTGGCTGTCCGGATGGACTTCTTGTCGGCGTCCCAGCTGCTGAGCAGCTGCGCGGCGAACAGGTTGTCCAGCCCCAGTGAACAGGCTGCCCCGAAGACGATGTCGGCCACGGCTTCGGGGTGGTCCTGGGCGTAGCTGTCGCACAGGTCGTGCGCCGCGATCT encodes:
- a CDS encoding alpha-amylase family protein translates to MRLTETADVWWKNAVVYCLDIETFFDTDGDGRGDIRGLSQRIDHLADLGVTCLWLMPFYPTPDRDDGYDITDFYGVDPNLGTHGDLVELITLAQDRGIRVIADLVVNHTSDQHPWFQSARASRDSKYRNWYVWRDEPPANQHEGIVFPDQEDSLWEYDEQAGQYYLHQFYKHQPDLDIANPEVRDEILRIIGFWLRLGLSGFRVDAVPFLLDTAGSVDAANLADPHDYLRDLRSFLSRRNGQAVLLGEVNLSYADTRTFFGDEDGDELNMVFDFIGMQRLYLSLARSEPAELIKALQERPAAPEEAQWGTFIRNHDELTLDKLSDDERQEVFDAFGPDPDMQLYGRGLRRRLPGMLGNDLARIKMVYSLLFSLPGTPVLFYGEEIGMGENLEAEGRNAVRTPMQWTDGVNGGFSIADPDQLAAPVVEGELSPEHVNVAAQRRDPDSLLSWIKLLVRRYRESPELSWGECTLLDLGHKSVFAHRSECEGGAVIAVHNFADTPVTVTLPVAGAGAGLRVADLLTGKTSEVDVDGTLEHALAGYGSCWLRVLRPGDRYII
- a CDS encoding plasmid stabilization protein; protein product: MPAGSSKKRERQYEHIKAGLKKRGRSEDTAEEIAARTVNKERARSGEAKQKSRSSTHDISSGRRGGLRSHSGAQGRTKEQLYNEAKQKNIKGRSKMSKAELEKAVGR
- a CDS encoding phosphoketolase family protein; translated protein: MQLIDANPLTDEELQGLDAYWRAANYLSVGQIYLLGNPLLTEPLRTEHIKPRLLGHWGTTPGLNLVYAHLNRVIRQRERELMYVIGPGHGGPAIVANSWLEGSWSATYPSTGQDLAGLTKLFQQFSFPGGIPSHVAPEVPGSINEGGELGYSLSHAYGAAFDNPDLVVACVIGDGEAETGPLATSWHSNKFLDPRNDGAVLPILHLNGYKIANPSVLARIGDEELTALLQGYGHEPYLVEGSEPAAVHQALAAAMDHCLDRIDEIQLEARTAADGAPPRAAWPMIVLRTPKGWTGPHTVDGLPVEDTWRSHQVPLSGVRSNEEHLRQLEDWLRSYRPEELFEPDGRPVAGLLELAPPAELRMGSSPHANGGSITRDLELPPIAEYAVPVKAPGAEDGEPTKVLGTFLRDVFTANAEHRNFRMVGPDETESNRLSAVYDVTGKAWNAGRLETDEHLAVDGRVLEMLSEHTCQGWLEGYLLTGRHGLFSCYEAFVHIVDSMVNQHAKWLKTVGRLDWRRPIPSLNYLLTSHVWRQDHNGFSHQDPGFIDHLVNKKAEVVRVYLPPDTNTLLSTMDHCLRTRNYVNVVVAGKQPQPSWLDWETAALHCARGIGVWDFASNDEGEPDVVMACAGDVPTLETLAAVDLLREHLPELRIRVVNVVDLMRLQDAKEHPHGLTDPDFDALFPPGTPVIFAYHGYPWLIHRLTYRRNNHEDLHVRGYVEEGTTTTPFDMVVLNNLDRFHLAMDVIDRVPSLGSRAVSRRQWFADQRTRHRAHVTTYGEDLPEVRNWRWSR